The following proteins come from a genomic window of Micromonospora echinofusca:
- a CDS encoding NAD-glutamate dehydrogenase: MDRRPAIKPGPDLRQDDTGRDDSFDSATDGDGFGRLDTGVTGMTGSSIDTLYDLGMPANALADEVEDNELDEPVPNVERLVAQAVALAGDDHDAATLVSRFWRFAPDEELIGFTAEEMLEAARAHRDLAQQRVPGELKLRIHEPDADQHHTVIEIVTDDMPFLVDSVTALLNSHHLDVHLLVHPLVVVRREPLGRLVEVSADVEPDDAIAGDIVESWMHVEVDPVRDAAERDRLRRELQRVLTDVREAVEDWPKMRQRALALADELAAARTSDNRPPVPEKDITDSVELLRWLAHDHFTFLGYREYRLVDTAGDGERGSGQALEAVLGTGLGILRQDSPEARPLSSMTPEAHDKVTEKRLLIITKANSRATVHRSAYLDYIGFKVFNESGEVVGERRFLGLFSTAAYRTSVQELPVVRRKVAEVLDRSGLSQRSHSGKDLLQILETYPRDELFQIKTEDLYHAVIGVLRMAGRRQLRVFLRRDAYGRFISCLIYLPRDRFTTQNRLRMQDILLRELNGVGVDYTTRVTESMLARVHFIVRTDPTKVPGDIDADLLAEELADATRLWDDDYRLVLERKLGDEQAKHLFTRYADAFPEGYKDGHTPYEAMKDLAKLELLEEPGQLEMHLFRKQLAPRAGGRGPDVDEAMDVRFKVYRYGEPMMLSAVLPVLHSLGVKVVDEHPHEVDRIDGRVYLYDFGLRLPEGHQELSEVRPHVENAFAAAWRGEAEVDGFNELVLRAGLTWRQVVVLRAYAKYLRQAGTVFSQEYMEQTFIAYPRIATLLVELFEVRFAPGEDGHEWRQQRSAELVGDIRTALDDVASLDQDRILRAYLTMIQATLRTSFYQKRSDGRPKSYVALKLDPQAIPDLPAPRPKFEIFVYSPRFEGVHLRFGPVARGGLRWSDRREDFRTEVLGLVKAQMVKNAVIVPVGAKGGFVLKQKPGDRDEAVTCYKEFISALLDVTDNIVSGEIVPPEDVVRHDGDDPYMVVAADKGTATFSDIANEISTAHNFWLGDAFASGGSAGYDHKKMGITARGAWESVKRHFREMGHDTQTQDFTVVGVGDMSGDVFGNGMLLSEHIRLVAAFDHRHIFLDPDPDAASSYAERKRLFDLPRSSWEDYDRELISAGGGVYPRTAKSVPISAQVRERLGLDADTEQLSPQELMRAILTAPVDLFWNGGIGTYVKASSQTNAEVGDKSNDAIRVDGRNVRCRVVGEGGNLGWTQLGRIEYAQTGGRIYTDFIDNAAGVDCSDHEVNIKILLNTAVADGALELPERDELLAGMTDEVAELVLRDNYDQARAINNAQAQAASLLPVHRRMITDLERSGALDRSLEALPPDDELAVRTESGLTAPEFAVLLAYVKIVLETEILAEGLADEEWTTDVLVNYFPTPMRERFADRMGQHRLRRDIVTTVLVNEAINRGGISFVFRVVEETAASAADVIRAYVVVREVFGLRALWDAVEDLDNKVDPELQTSVYLDTRRLLDRAVRWLVTNRRSPIDVPAEIARLRDGVARLLPDLEERFHGSERESLAAHIDSLAERGLPRDLAELATRLMYSFGLLDVVETAASSGRDVGEVASVYFVLSDRFRVDSLLSKISLLPREDRWQTLARMALRYDLYAALAALTVEVLDSTPDTLSPQERVSQWEQSNATSIHRAERAMGEFDESRADLAALSVLLRQIRTLVRTSAAA; encoded by the coding sequence ATGGACCGGCGTCCGGCGATCAAACCGGGACCCGACCTCCGGCAGGATGACACCGGCCGGGACGACAGCTTCGATTCGGCGACCGACGGGGACGGCTTCGGCCGGCTCGACACAGGAGTGACCGGGATGACCGGTTCGAGTATCGACACCCTCTACGACCTGGGTATGCCCGCCAACGCGCTGGCCGACGAGGTCGAGGACAACGAGCTCGACGAGCCCGTTCCCAACGTGGAGCGCCTGGTCGCCCAGGCGGTCGCGCTGGCCGGCGACGACCACGACGCGGCGACCCTGGTCAGCCGCTTCTGGCGGTTCGCGCCCGACGAGGAGCTGATCGGCTTCACCGCCGAGGAGATGCTGGAGGCGGCCCGCGCGCACCGCGACCTCGCCCAGCAGCGGGTACCGGGCGAGCTGAAGCTGCGTATCCACGAGCCCGACGCCGACCAGCACCACACCGTCATCGAGATCGTCACCGACGACATGCCGTTCCTGGTCGACTCGGTGACCGCCCTGCTCAACTCGCACCACCTGGACGTGCACCTGCTGGTCCACCCGCTGGTGGTGGTCCGGCGTGAGCCGCTGGGCCGGCTGGTCGAGGTCTCCGCCGACGTCGAGCCCGACGACGCCATCGCCGGCGACATCGTCGAGAGCTGGATGCACGTCGAGGTCGACCCGGTACGCGACGCCGCCGAGCGGGACCGGCTGCGCCGGGAACTCCAGCGGGTGCTCACCGACGTGCGGGAGGCCGTGGAGGACTGGCCGAAGATGCGCCAGCGGGCCCTCGCCCTCGCCGACGAGCTGGCGGCCGCGCGTACGTCGGACAACCGCCCACCCGTGCCGGAGAAGGACATCACGGACTCGGTGGAGCTGCTGCGCTGGCTCGCCCACGACCACTTCACGTTCCTCGGCTACCGGGAGTACCGGCTGGTCGACACCGCCGGGGACGGGGAGCGGGGCAGCGGCCAGGCGCTGGAGGCGGTGCTCGGCACCGGGCTGGGCATCCTGCGTCAGGACTCGCCGGAGGCCCGGCCGCTGTCGTCGATGACGCCCGAGGCGCACGACAAGGTCACCGAGAAGCGCCTGCTGATCATCACGAAGGCGAACTCGCGGGCCACCGTGCACCGCTCCGCCTACCTCGACTACATCGGCTTCAAGGTCTTCAACGAGTCCGGCGAGGTGGTCGGCGAGCGCCGCTTCCTCGGTCTGTTCTCCACGGCCGCGTACCGGACCAGCGTGCAGGAGCTGCCGGTGGTGCGCCGCAAGGTGGCCGAGGTGCTGGACCGCTCCGGCCTGAGCCAGCGCAGCCACTCCGGCAAGGACCTGCTCCAGATCCTGGAGACCTACCCGCGCGACGAGCTGTTCCAGATCAAGACGGAGGACCTCTACCACGCGGTGATCGGCGTGCTGCGGATGGCCGGCCGCCGGCAGCTGCGGGTGTTCCTGCGCCGCGACGCGTACGGGCGGTTCATCTCCTGCCTGATCTACCTGCCCCGGGACCGGTTCACCACGCAGAACCGGCTGCGGATGCAGGACATCCTGCTGCGCGAGCTGAACGGCGTCGGGGTCGACTACACGACCCGGGTCACCGAGTCGATGCTCGCCCGGGTGCACTTCATCGTCCGGACCGACCCGACGAAGGTCCCCGGCGACATCGACGCCGACCTGCTGGCCGAGGAGTTGGCCGACGCCACCCGGCTGTGGGACGACGACTACCGGCTGGTGCTGGAGCGCAAGCTCGGCGACGAGCAGGCCAAGCACCTGTTCACCCGCTACGCCGACGCCTTCCCCGAGGGCTACAAGGACGGCCACACGCCGTACGAGGCGATGAAGGACCTGGCGAAGCTGGAGCTGCTGGAGGAGCCCGGCCAGCTGGAGATGCACCTGTTCCGCAAGCAGCTCGCGCCGCGGGCCGGCGGGCGGGGGCCGGACGTCGACGAGGCGATGGACGTCCGCTTCAAGGTCTACCGCTACGGCGAGCCGATGATGCTCTCCGCCGTGCTGCCGGTGCTGCACTCGCTCGGCGTCAAGGTGGTCGACGAGCACCCGCACGAGGTGGACCGGATCGACGGTCGGGTCTACCTCTACGACTTCGGGCTGCGGCTGCCCGAGGGGCACCAGGAGCTGTCCGAGGTGCGCCCGCACGTGGAGAACGCCTTCGCGGCGGCGTGGCGGGGCGAGGCCGAGGTGGACGGCTTCAACGAGCTGGTGCTGCGGGCCGGTCTCACCTGGCGGCAGGTGGTGGTGCTGCGGGCGTACGCGAAGTACCTGCGCCAGGCCGGCACGGTCTTCTCGCAGGAGTACATGGAGCAGACCTTCATCGCGTACCCGAGGATCGCCACCCTGCTGGTGGAGCTGTTCGAGGTGCGGTTCGCGCCCGGCGAGGACGGCCACGAGTGGCGCCAGCAGCGCAGCGCCGAGCTGGTGGGCGACATCCGGACCGCGCTGGACGACGTCGCCAGCCTCGACCAGGACCGGATCCTGCGCGCCTACCTGACGATGATCCAGGCCACCCTGCGCACCAGCTTCTACCAGAAGCGCTCCGACGGGCGGCCGAAGTCGTACGTGGCGCTCAAGCTGGACCCGCAGGCGATCCCGGACCTGCCGGCGCCGCGGCCGAAGTTCGAGATCTTCGTCTACTCGCCGCGTTTCGAGGGCGTGCACCTGCGGTTCGGCCCGGTGGCCCGCGGCGGGCTGCGCTGGTCCGACCGCCGCGAGGACTTCCGCACCGAGGTGCTGGGCCTGGTCAAGGCGCAGATGGTGAAGAACGCCGTGATCGTGCCGGTGGGCGCGAAGGGCGGCTTCGTGCTCAAGCAGAAGCCGGGGGACCGCGACGAGGCGGTGACCTGCTACAAGGAGTTCATCTCCGCCCTGCTCGACGTCACGGACAACATCGTCAGCGGCGAGATCGTGCCGCCGGAGGACGTGGTCCGCCACGACGGCGACGACCCGTACATGGTGGTCGCGGCGGACAAGGGCACGGCGACGTTCTCGGACATCGCCAACGAGATCTCCACGGCGCACAACTTCTGGCTCGGCGACGCGTTCGCCTCCGGCGGCTCCGCCGGCTACGACCACAAGAAGATGGGCATCACCGCCCGGGGCGCCTGGGAGTCGGTGAAGCGGCACTTCCGCGAGATGGGCCACGACACCCAGACCCAGGACTTCACCGTGGTCGGTGTCGGTGACATGTCCGGTGACGTGTTCGGCAACGGGATGCTGCTGTCGGAGCACATCCGGCTGGTGGCCGCGTTCGACCACCGGCACATCTTCCTGGACCCGGACCCGGACGCCGCGTCCTCGTACGCCGAGCGGAAGCGGCTGTTCGACCTGCCCCGCTCGTCGTGGGAGGACTACGACCGGGAGCTGATCTCGGCCGGCGGCGGGGTGTACCCGCGTACGGCCAAGTCGGTGCCGATCTCGGCGCAGGTCCGGGAGCGGCTCGGCCTGGACGCCGACACGGAGCAGCTCTCCCCGCAGGAGTTGATGAGGGCGATCCTGACCGCGCCGGTCGACCTGTTCTGGAACGGCGGCATCGGCACGTACGTGAAGGCCTCCAGCCAGACCAACGCGGAGGTGGGCGACAAGTCCAACGACGCCATCCGGGTGGACGGCCGGAACGTGCGCTGCCGGGTGGTGGGCGAGGGCGGCAACCTGGGCTGGACCCAGCTCGGGCGCATCGAGTACGCCCAGACCGGCGGGCGGATCTACACGGACTTCATCGACAACGCGGCCGGGGTGGACTGCTCCGACCACGAGGTGAACATCAAGATCCTGCTGAACACGGCGGTCGCGGACGGCGCGCTGGAGCTGCCCGAGCGTGACGAACTGCTCGCGGGGATGACCGACGAGGTCGCCGAGCTGGTGCTGCGGGACAACTACGACCAGGCCCGGGCGATCAACAACGCGCAGGCGCAGGCCGCCTCGCTGCTGCCGGTGCACCGGCGGATGATCACGGATCTTGAGCGTTCCGGCGCGCTGGACCGGTCCCTGGAGGCGCTGCCGCCGGACGACGAGCTGGCGGTGCGGACCGAGTCCGGGCTGACCGCGCCGGAGTTCGCGGTGCTGCTCGCGTACGTCAAGATCGTCCTTGAGACGGAGATCCTGGCCGAGGGGCTCGCGGACGAGGAGTGGACGACCGACGTCCTGGTCAACTACTTCCCGACGCCGATGCGGGAGCGGTTCGCCGACCGGATGGGCCAGCACCGCCTGCGTCGGGACATCGTGACGACGGTGCTCGTCAACGAGGCGATCAACCGGGGCGGCATCTCGTTCGTCTTCCGGGTGGTCGAGGAGACGGCGGCTTCGGCGGCGGACGTCATCCGGGCGTACGTGGTGGTCCGCGAGGTGTTCGGGCTGCGCGCACTCTGGGACGCGGTGGAGGACCTGGACAACAAGGTCGACCCCGAGTTGCAGACCAGCGTCTACCTGGACACCCGACGCCTGCTCGACCGCGCGGTGCGGTGGCTGGTCACCAACCGCCGTTCGCCGATCGACGTGCCGGCGGAGATCGCCCGGCTGCGCGACGGGGTGGCGCGGCTCCTGCCCGACCTGGAGGAGCGCTTCCACGGCAGCGAGCGGGAGTCCCTCGCGGCGCACATCGACTCGCTCGCCGAGCGGGGGCTGCCGCGCGACCTGGCCGAGCTGGCGACCCGGCTGATGTACAGCTTCGGCCTGCTCGACGTGGTGGAGACGGCGGCGAGCAGCGGGCGGGACGTCGGCGAGGTGGCCTCGGTCTACTTCGTGCTCTCCGACCGCTTCCGGGTCGACTCGCTGCTGTCGAAGATCTCCCTGCTGCCGCGTGAGGACCGCTGGCAGACGCTGGCCCGGATGGCGCTGCGCTACGACCTGTACGCCGCGCTGGCCGCGCTGACCGTGGAGGTTCTCGACTCCACGCCGGACACCCTGTCGCCGCAGGAGCGGGTGTCGCAGTGGGAGCAGTCGAACGCCACCTCGATCCACCGCGCGGAGCGGGCGATGGGGGAGTTCGACGAGTCCCGGGCGGACCTCGCCGCCCTGTCGGTGCTGCTGCGCCAGATCCGCACCCTGGTGCGGACCTCCGCCGCCGCCTGA
- a CDS encoding class F sortase, which translates to MSPSSDTTATPAGGRHGTPWRAAGAAVVVVVAMVGAGLIGASLKTAPAPLPPQPLAAPVSTGPAVADVPAPDTDPDLGNGTGLARSAPTTITIPRIGVDASIMSLGTNPDGTVQVPPLERAQLAGWYEPGPSPGEIGNAVIVGHVDSAEIGPAVFFSLGALQPGDTITVTREDGQQATFTVESVKAYPKTQFPTEQVYGPSDRPGLRVVTCGGTFDKAAGSYPDNVVVFASMPV; encoded by the coding sequence ATGAGTCCTTCGTCTGACACGACGGCGACACCGGCCGGCGGCCGTCACGGGACACCGTGGCGCGCCGCCGGCGCGGCCGTCGTCGTCGTGGTCGCCATGGTCGGCGCGGGCCTGATCGGCGCCTCGCTCAAGACCGCGCCCGCTCCCCTGCCCCCGCAGCCGCTGGCCGCGCCCGTCAGCACCGGGCCGGCGGTCGCCGACGTCCCCGCCCCCGACACGGACCCGGACCTCGGCAACGGCACCGGCCTGGCCCGCTCCGCCCCCACCACGATCACCATCCCCCGGATCGGGGTCGACGCCTCGATCATGTCGCTCGGCACCAACCCGGACGGCACCGTCCAGGTGCCCCCGCTCGAACGGGCGCAGCTGGCCGGCTGGTACGAGCCGGGGCCCAGCCCGGGTGAGATCGGCAACGCGGTCATCGTCGGGCACGTCGACTCGGCGGAGATCGGGCCGGCGGTCTTCTTCTCCCTCGGCGCCCTGCAACCGGGCGACACCATCACCGTCACCCGCGAGGACGGCCAGCAGGCCACCTTCACCGTCGAGTCGGTCAAGGCGTACCCGAAGACGCAGTTCCCGACCGAGCAGGTCTACGGTCCCAGCGACCGACCCGGCCTGCGCGTGGTCACCTGCGGCGGCACCTTCGACAAGGCCGCCGGCAGCTACCCGGACAACGTGGTCGTCTTCGCCTCCATGCCGGTGTGA
- a CDS encoding glycoside hydrolase family 6 protein produces MNVWRRLSGPRRALALGGAGALVAGGLVTLPVTVAHAATQCDVSYTTSDWQGGFTATVNIKNVGDALNGWTLGFTFPDGNQRVQQGWSARWSQSGQNVTAQNESYNGAVATGATVSIGFNGAWSGSNPKPTSFTLNGVTCNGGTPPTTTPPTTAPPTTPPPSTPPPTTPPPTTPPPGQKVDNPYLDAQGYVNPEWKAKADSVPGGNRVSNNPTAVWIDRIAAINGTPDSSSNGAMGVRDHLDKALEQGADYIQFVIYNLPGRDCAALASNGELRADELPRYKAEYIDPIAAIQGDPKYAGLRIVNIIEIDSLPNLVTNTSGNPGGTAMCDTVKANGAYVNGVGYALSKLGAIGNVYNYIDAAHHGWIGWDSNFGPTAQILKDAAVASGSTVNNVHGFIVNTANYSALREPYIKITDNVNGTSVRQSKWIDWNFYVDELSFAQAFRNELVARGFDSKIGMLIDTSRNGWGGTARPTGPGATTSVDTYVNGGRVDRRIHAGNWCNQAGAGLGERPKAAPEPGIDAYVWVKPPGESDGSSKEIPNNEGKGFDRMCDPTYTGNARNGNSMSGALPDAPISGAWFPAQFTQLMQNAYPAL; encoded by the coding sequence ATGAATGTGTGGAGAAGGCTGTCCGGCCCCCGCCGGGCCCTCGCGCTCGGTGGCGCGGGCGCCCTGGTCGCGGGCGGGCTGGTGACCCTGCCGGTCACCGTGGCGCACGCCGCCACCCAGTGCGACGTGTCGTACACGACCAGCGACTGGCAGGGTGGTTTCACCGCCACCGTCAACATCAAGAACGTCGGCGACGCCCTCAACGGCTGGACGCTGGGCTTCACCTTCCCGGACGGCAACCAGCGGGTGCAGCAGGGCTGGTCGGCCCGCTGGTCCCAGAGCGGCCAGAACGTCACCGCGCAGAACGAGTCCTACAACGGCGCGGTGGCCACCGGCGCCACGGTGAGCATCGGCTTCAACGGCGCCTGGAGCGGCAGCAACCCGAAGCCCACCTCGTTCACCCTCAACGGCGTGACCTGCAACGGCGGCACCCCGCCCACCACCACCCCGCCCACCACGGCCCCGCCGACGACGCCGCCCCCCTCGACGCCTCCGCCCACCACCCCGCCGCCCACCACTCCGCCACCCGGGCAGAAGGTGGACAACCCCTACCTGGACGCCCAGGGGTACGTGAACCCGGAGTGGAAGGCCAAGGCCGATTCGGTGCCCGGCGGCAACCGGGTGTCGAACAACCCGACCGCCGTGTGGATCGACCGGATCGCCGCCATCAACGGCACCCCGGACAGCAGCTCCAACGGCGCGATGGGCGTCCGCGACCACCTGGACAAGGCCCTCGAGCAGGGCGCGGACTACATCCAGTTCGTCATCTACAACCTGCCCGGCCGCGACTGCGCCGCGCTGGCGTCCAACGGTGAGCTGCGGGCCGACGAGCTGCCGCGCTACAAGGCCGAGTACATCGACCCGATCGCCGCGATCCAGGGCGACCCGAAGTACGCCGGCCTGCGGATCGTCAACATCATCGAGATCGACTCGCTGCCGAACCTGGTGACCAACACCTCCGGCAACCCCGGCGGCACCGCGATGTGCGACACCGTGAAGGCAAACGGCGCCTACGTCAACGGCGTCGGCTACGCCCTGTCGAAGCTGGGCGCGATCGGCAACGTCTACAACTACATCGACGCCGCCCACCACGGCTGGATCGGCTGGGACAGCAACTTCGGCCCGACCGCGCAGATCCTGAAGGACGCCGCCGTGGCCTCCGGCAGCACGGTGAACAACGTGCACGGCTTCATCGTCAACACCGCCAACTACTCGGCGCTGCGAGAGCCGTACATCAAGATCACCGACAACGTCAACGGCACCAGCGTGCGGCAGTCCAAGTGGATCGACTGGAACTTCTACGTGGATGAGCTCTCGTTCGCCCAGGCGTTCCGCAACGAGCTGGTGGCCAGGGGCTTCGACTCGAAGATCGGCATGCTGATCGACACCTCCCGCAACGGCTGGGGCGGCACCGCCCGGCCCACCGGCCCGGGTGCGACGACCAGTGTCGACACGTACGTCAACGGCGGTCGGGTGGACCGTCGGATCCACGCCGGCAACTGGTGCAACCAGGCCGGGGCCGGCCTGGGCGAGCGGCCGAAGGCCGCGCCGGAGCCGGGCATCGACGCCTACGTCTGGGTGAAGCCCCCGGGCGAGTCGGACGGCTCGAGCAAGGAGATCCCGAACAACGAGGGCAAGGGCTTCGACCGGATGTGCGACCCGACCTACACCGGTAACGCCCGCAACGGCAACAGCATGAGCGGCGCCCTGCCGGACGCCCCGATCTCGGGCGCCTGGTTCCCCGCGCAGTTCACGCAGCTCATGCAGAACGCGTACCCGGCGCTCTGA
- a CDS encoding Fur family transcriptional regulator has product MPVGSDVERLRAAGLRVTRPRLAVLAAVRDRPHLDADTITRLARVRLGRISHQAVYDVLRALTGAGLLRRFAPAGGPARYELGGDDHDHLVCRDCGAIVDTRRKRAPGPCLDPGASAFEVEATEVTYWGRCPGCQPRHG; this is encoded by the coding sequence ATGCCGGTCGGATCCGACGTCGAACGCCTGCGAGCTGCGGGGCTGCGTGTCACGCGGCCCCGGCTCGCGGTGCTCGCGGCGGTACGCGACCGGCCGCACCTGGATGCCGACACGATCACCCGACTCGCCCGGGTCCGCCTCGGGCGGATCTCCCACCAGGCGGTCTACGACGTCCTGCGCGCGCTCACCGGCGCGGGCCTGCTGCGCCGGTTCGCCCCGGCCGGCGGGCCGGCCCGGTACGAGCTGGGCGGGGACGACCACGACCACCTGGTCTGCCGGGACTGCGGCGCGATCGTCGACACCCGGCGCAAGCGGGCCCCCGGGCCCTGCCTCGACCCCGGGGCCTCCGCCTTCGAGGTGGAGGCCACCGAGGTCACGTACTGGGGCCGGTGCCCCGGATGCCAGCCGCGACACGGCTGA
- a CDS encoding catalase, with translation MSDPQASKQILTTRQGHPVHNNQQQRTVGSRGPATLENYHFLEKISHFDRERIPERVVHARGFVAHGEFEAYGTIGDQPASTYTRAKLFQTKGKKTPVTIRFSTVIGGRDSSEAARDPRGFAVKFRTEDGNWDMVGNNLQVFFIRDAIKFPDVIHSLKPDPVTFRQEPNRIFDFMSNTPESMHMLTWLFSPYGIPKNYRTMRGSGVNTYRLVNAAGEGVLVKFHWLSQQGEHNLTQAEADAIQATDLGHASKDIYEAIERGDHPKWELNVQVMSDDEHPELDFDPLDDTKIWPEEDFPYLPVGMMTLNRNITDHHNENEQIAFGTGVLVDGIDFSDDKMLVGRTFSYSDTQRYRVGPNYLQLPINRPREDVQVSTNQGGGQMSYGVDNRGANPHINFEPSSVAGLQEADESYREYRPFVSGQIMKAPIERQNNYSQAGRRYREMDDWERDDLILNLTTLLSQCDKHIQEKMVWHFSQCDSDYGRRVAEGLGIAVDA, from the coding sequence ATGAGCGACCCGCAGGCCAGCAAGCAGATCCTCACCACCCGTCAGGGTCACCCCGTGCACAACAACCAGCAGCAGCGGACGGTCGGCTCGCGTGGCCCGGCGACGCTGGAGAACTACCACTTCCTGGAGAAGATCAGCCACTTCGACCGGGAGCGGATCCCGGAGCGGGTGGTGCACGCCCGCGGCTTCGTCGCGCACGGCGAGTTCGAGGCGTACGGGACGATCGGTGACCAGCCGGCGTCGACGTACACCCGGGCCAAGCTGTTCCAGACCAAGGGCAAGAAGACCCCGGTCACCATCCGCTTCTCCACCGTCATCGGCGGCCGGGACTCCTCCGAGGCGGCGCGTGACCCGCGCGGCTTCGCCGTCAAGTTCCGCACCGAGGACGGCAACTGGGACATGGTGGGCAACAACCTCCAGGTCTTCTTCATCCGTGACGCCATCAAGTTCCCCGACGTTATCCACTCGCTGAAGCCGGACCCGGTCACCTTCCGCCAGGAGCCGAACCGGATCTTCGACTTCATGTCGAACACGCCGGAGTCGATGCACATGCTGACCTGGCTCTTCTCCCCGTACGGCATCCCGAAGAACTACCGGACGATGCGCGGTTCCGGGGTGAACACCTACCGGCTCGTCAACGCCGCGGGCGAGGGCGTGCTGGTCAAGTTCCACTGGCTGTCCCAGCAGGGCGAGCACAACCTCACCCAGGCCGAGGCGGACGCCATCCAGGCCACCGACCTGGGCCACGCCTCGAAGGACATCTACGAGGCGATCGAACGCGGCGACCACCCGAAGTGGGAGCTCAACGTCCAGGTCATGAGCGACGACGAGCACCCGGAGCTTGACTTCGACCCGCTCGACGACACCAAGATCTGGCCGGAGGAGGACTTCCCCTACCTGCCGGTCGGCATGATGACGCTCAATCGCAACATCACCGACCACCACAACGAGAACGAGCAGATCGCCTTCGGCACCGGCGTGCTGGTCGACGGCATCGACTTCTCCGACGACAAGATGCTGGTCGGCCGGACGTTCTCCTACTCGGACACCCAGCGCTACCGGGTCGGCCCGAACTACCTCCAGCTGCCGATCAACCGGCCGCGCGAGGACGTCCAGGTCAGCACCAACCAGGGCGGCGGCCAGATGTCGTACGGGGTGGACAACCGTGGTGCCAACCCGCACATCAACTTCGAGCCGTCCTCGGTCGCGGGCCTCCAGGAGGCCGACGAGTCCTACCGGGAGTACCGTCCGTTCGTCTCGGGCCAGATCATGAAGGCCCCGATCGAGCGGCAGAACAACTACTCCCAGGCCGGTCGGCGCTACCGCGAGATGGACGACTGGGAGCGCGACGACCTGATCCTCAACCTCACCACCCTGCTGTCGCAGTGCGACAAGCACATCCAGGAGAAGATGGTCTGGCACTTCAGCCAGTGCGACTCCGACTACGGCCGCCGGGTCGCCGAGGGCCTCGGCATCGCCGTCGACGCCTGA